A stretch of the Musa acuminata AAA Group cultivar baxijiao chromosome BXJ2-7, Cavendish_Baxijiao_AAA, whole genome shotgun sequence genome encodes the following:
- the LOC135616424 gene encoding chaperonin CPN60-like 2, mitochondrial, with protein MTMPEFSQWPGYSDPTFIMLDIREYCKSFSTLKVMGCYTEHFAATALLVFRGLKVLSLRCCKTTFQAILSIVGMRHLEELESPIHDKKISDMNSLVQILELPLKNHRALLIVADDLESDALAMLLLNKHCAGIKVHSALVFGENRRANLEDLAILTGGEDITEDGDMNLETVKVEMLSTVKKVTVSLDDAIILHGGADKKLLEERFEHLTSTMEKSTTMFDKEKAQEWLSKLSGGVAVLGIGGASEAEVSEKKDRVTDALNAARAAVEEGILPGGGVSLLYATKELDKIQTSNSDENIGVQIIKNALKAPTLTIAGNAGVDGAVVVGKLLEQENLNLGYDAAKGEYVDMVEAGIIDPLKVVRTALVDAASVSVLLTTTEAAVSFVSVVFGPSICRYQLTAVASSVKKPRVSVAL; from the exons ATGACGATGCCTGAGTTTTCTCAGTGGCCTGGGTACTCTGATCCAACTTTCATAATGCTCGATATAAGAGAATACTGTAAGAGCTTCTCTACGCTAAAGGTCATGGGTTGCTACACTGAACACTTTGCAGCAACTGCTCTACTTGTGTTTCGTGGGTTGAAGGTCTTAAGCTTGCGGTGTTGCAAGACAACCTTTCAAGCTATTTTGTCCATAGTAGGTATGAGACATCTTGAG GAACTAGAAAGTCCTATTCATGATAAGAAGATTTCAGACATGAATTCTCTTGTACAAATATTGGAGCTTCCTTTAAAG AATCATAGAGCGCTTCTAATTGTGGCTGACGATCTAGAAAGTGATGCTCTAGCCATGTTGCTACTGAATAAGCATTGTGCTGGTATCAAGGTACATTCC GCTCTTGTTTTTGGTGAAAATAGAAGAGCAAATTTGGAGGATCTTGCCATACTTACAGGAGGCGAG GATATCACTGAAGATGGTGACATGAATCTTGAGACAGTCAAAGTGGAAATGCTTAGTACCGTTAAAAAG GTAACTGTCTCTCTTGATGATGCTATTATTCTACATGGTGGTGCTGACAAGAAGCTACTTGAAGAAAGGTTTGAACAT CTTACATCAACTATGGAGAAAAGCACGACAATGTTTGACAAAGAAAAAGCACAAGAATGGTTATCAAAACTTTCTGGAGGTGTTGCTGTCC TTGGAATTGGTGGAGCAAGTGAAGCTGAAGTTAGTGAGAAGAAAGACAGGGTTACAGATGCTCTAAATGCTGCAAGAGCAGCTGTCGAAGAGGGAATTTTGCCGG GTGGTGGAGTTTCCCTCTTGTATGCCACAAAGGAGCTTGATAAGATTCAAACCTCCAATAGTGATGAGAATATAGGAGTTCAGATCATTAAGAATGCCCTAAAG GCACCTACTTTAACTATTGCCGGGAATGCTGGTGTCGATGGTGCAGTAGTTGTTGGCAAACTGCTTGAACAAGAGAATCTTAATTTGGGCTACGATGCTGCTAaag GAGAGTACGTTGACATGGTAGAGGCTGGAATAATCGATCCCTTGAAAGTTGTTAGAACTGCTTTGGTAGATGCTGCCAG TGTTTCTGTCTTGTTGACAACCACTGAAGCAGCAGTGAGTTTTGTTTCGGTTGTATTTGGCCCATCCATTTGCCGTTATCAACTCACTGCCGTTGCATCGAGTGTCAAGAAACCACGAGTTTCTGTTGCGTTGTGA